Proteins encoded within one genomic window of Arachis ipaensis cultivar K30076 chromosome B08, Araip1.1, whole genome shotgun sequence:
- the LOC107613931 gene encoding protein UPSTREAM OF FLC: MSGGGGVVVNVGMMEARMKKYRQVSPERAKVWTEKSPKYHQNRKVPVIYYLCRNRQLEHPHFMEVPLTSPEGLYLRDVIDRLNALRGRGMASLYSWSCKRSYKNGFVWHDLCQDDLILPAHGNEYVLKGSELFDESNSDRFSPINNVKIQSLKQLPEPVSCRSHDGASTSSSLNGKEARNSQDDDELSTGQRSGSSDVSPESTAGKSDSTNLSLPEYKIYKSEKLSDASTQTEEPKSITKTQKTCTRGVSTEDASMESECHEIHQDEVPHVXXXXXXXXXXXXXPPSTSSPSSSGGKIETLESLIRADLSKMNRFRIMDEEGRMPTNTRLKASNLLMQLISCGSISVKNHSLGLIPSYKAKFSNGKFPSPLFSTSVMLGEFDCLAENPKVMGLRLEDKEYFSGSIVDSKLSNEQGDGPNVLKRSSSYNAERSSEELKSQDIEESSSGHSKCILQSVKASLTKQPRSESMRYTVSDGPRKSMDRVDGSGVSPVPSYGSSKRITEPSSAKKQSKMIESFEEEKVIKIEES, from the exons ATGAGTGGGGGTGGTGGGGTTGTTGTGAACGTGGGAATGATGGAAGCAAGGATGAAGAAATACCGACAAGTGAGTCCTGAAAGGGCCAAAGTGTGGACAGAGAAGTCACCAAAGTATCACCAGAATAGGAAGGTTCCTGTCATTTACTATCTTTGCAGGAACAGGCAGCTAGAACACCCTCATTTCATGGAGGTTCCTCTTACATCCCCTGAAGGCCTATACCTGAGAG ATGTGATTGATAGACTTAATGCATTGAGAGGTAGAGGCATGGCTTCCTTGTATTCATGGTCTTGTAAGAG AAGCTACAAGAATGGTTTTGTGTGGCATGATCTCTGTCAGGATGATCTAATTCTACCTGCCCATGGGAATGAGTATGTCCTCAAAGGTTCTGAACTCTTTGATGAATCAAATTCAG ATCGATTTAGCCCGATTAACAATGTCAAAATACAAAGCCTGAAGCAGTTACCAGAGCCAGTCTCTTGTAGGAGCCATGATGGAGCTTCCACTTCTTCTAGCCTGAATGGAAAAGAAGCAAGAAACTCTCAAGATGATGATGAGCTTTCCACAGGACAACGCAGCGGTTCCTCTGATGTTTCTCCAGAGTCTACAGCTGGAAAAAGTGATTCTACTAACTTGTCATTGCCAGAGTACAAAATCTACAAGAGTGAAAAGTTGTCAGATGCTTCAACTCAGACAGAAGAACCTAAGAGTATAACCAAAACACAGAAAACTTGTACCAGGGGCGTATCAACAGAAGATGCATCAATGGAATCTGAATGCCATGAGATACATCAAGATGAAGTGCCACATGT NNNNNNNNNNNNNNNNNNNNNNNNNNNNNNNNNNNNNNNNCCTCCTTCGACTTCTAGTCCCTCATCTTCTGGAGGGAAGATTGAAACTTTGGAATCCTTGATTAGAGCTGATTTGAGTAAAATGAACAGATTTAGGATCATGGATGAGGAGGGACGAATGCCAACCAACACAAGGCTGAAAGCCTCAAATCTGCTGATGCAACTGATCTCGTGTGGATCAATATCGGTGAAAAACCACAGTCTTGGCCTTATTCCTTCCTATAAGGCCAAGTTTTCCAATGGAAAATTCCCTTCCCCATTGTTCTCGACTTCTGTCATGTTGGGGGAATTCGATTGCCTAGCTGAGAATCCAAAGGTTATGGGTCTCAGATTGGAAGACAAAGAGTACTTTAGTGGGAGCATAGTTGATTCTAAATTATCAAATGAACAAGGAGATGGACCTAATGTTCTGAAACGCTCTTCTTCCTACAATGCTGAGAG GTCAAGTGAAGAGCTGAAATCACAAGACATAGAGGAATCATCCTCAGGACATTCCAAATGCATTTTGCAGTCGGTTAAGGCTTCATTGACCAAGCAGCCACGAAGCGAATCCATGAGATACACAGTTTCTGATGGACCAAGAAAATCCATGGATAGAGTTGATGGCTCAGGCGTATCCCCAGTACCATCCTATGGTAGCAGCAAAAGAATCACCGAACCTTCATCAGCAAAAAAGCAATCAAAGATGATAGAGTCTTTTGAGGAGGAGAAGGTGATCAAAATTGAAGAAAGTTAA